A stretch of DNA from Schizosaccharomyces osmophilus chromosome 2, complete sequence:
CGAACTCATCAAACTCATCATGTCTTTTATGAGCACCCGCTGGATGATGAGAAGAACGATAGCTTCGTGAACTACTGCGGCCTGCATAGGGACGCTCATGGGGGTCAGCCTCATGCCTGCTTTTATGGTGTCGACGTGGTGACCTTTCTCTCTCGTAGGATGATCTTTCGCGAATTTCTCTTCGTGGAAACCTTTGAGGTTCTCGTCTATGTCGCACTTTAGACCGTTCTCTAGTATCCCACTGTCGATCTTCTCTGGAAGTACGCTCTTCGGTTGGATGTAAAGAGCGATCAATCTCTTTTCTGGCTTCAGATTCCGAAACGTCTCTTTGGCTCTAGCTGATTTAGTACTTGTTGATCGTTTCAGCGAACTTACCCGAAGTTTAGAaagttcttctttcttttcctggATGAACTTTTCAGGAATCCCATAAGGATTCTGAGAAGCCGATAATATTAATAACCATAGCCCTTCCGTAAATTCAGGCGCCttgctttccaaaaaccCCGTGAGATTTATTTGAACTTTTTTAGGATCTAAAGCAGACTCATTATGGGAATCGGTGTTTTTCGATGCCTCAACAGCCTCTTCTAGCATGCTATACACGAAATCAATCACTACCTCATCTTCAAATCCTATAAGCTCGATTAACCGATTAGCTATCCAGGGCTTTAGTACCtcaatatttatttttttcatatccACCTTTCATATGAAGTTAGCATTTACTTTCTAGTCTTTGAAGGATGTTCAGGTTTGCCATCTGTATATGCACTCATACCTTTGTACCAAAGCTAGGTGGAAATCTCGTGTTTCGCATCAATTTCTTGTCAGCACTAGTATATAACGTTTCTTGTTCAGCACCAACGCCCTTAGAACAGTTAGTATATAAGGTTAAAATTCAGAACCTCCATACTTTGTAAAAACCACTCATTTCGAAATGATAATGTGTTTCTATATGTATTCTGatattataaaataaataaaaaccCTGAAAAGATGCTTTAATGTGTGAGAACTGTTGAAGTTCAATTCGTTAAATAATCGGGTTTTAAAATGGCTCTTACTATACACTCAACCAATACCTCGTTCATATAAACACTAGAAACGAGGGCGTTGCCGTTGTTTTCATGACTACATAAAATTTACAAACTTTCATTTACGACGTagacaattctttttctgtgaATGAGAAATTAGGTTTCTTACTAGCTATACATTTTCGCTTCAAGTACTGTATTATACCACCAGAAGTGTCgaatccaaatttttaaGTTCTACAAAGTTATGATGactatttaatttatttcttcttaGAGACACCAACAGTCTTACCACGGCGGCCAGTAGTCTTGGTATGTTGACCACGGACACGAAGGTCGAGAGCGTGACGAAGACCACGGTGAGTTTGGATCTTCTTAAGACGTTCAAGATCTTCACGGAGTTTACCCTCAACGTTGTTGGAGAGCAATTGGTGAGACTTGCCGTCGTTAATATCCTTTTGACGGTTAAGGAACCAAGTAGGGATCTTGAATTGAGTAGGGTTTTGAACGATGGTAACAAGACGCTCCAACTCTTCAGTGGTAAGTTCACCAGCACGCTTAGACATGTCTACATCAGCCTTCTTGCAGACGATGTTGGCGTAACGACGACCGACACCCTTGATTTGAGTCATGGCGTACATGACCTTATGCTTGCCGTCAACATTGGTGTTGAGAAGACGGAGAATGTGTTGAAACTACACAGATTAGTACAGctcatttgttttatttcatttactTACGTTCTCGGGTGGAACAAGAGACATGTTGTGATACCGGCTAATGCGCTGTGGGTAAAGTTTTACACGGAAGGATGTTTGTGTTGTCAAGTTGTGACTGTTTCTTTCCACTAAGAATCGTAGAGCTCTGGCCACGGTTTTAACAGTATATGAAAAATCGATTGTATAATATAATAGTAAGATTAATACTGTAGGCCGAGACTTTGTCGATCGTGCTTTTTATATACTTATTTTAAGATTCGGTTTTTGTACGTCTTATTCTAtacattttttaataaatctTATCAAACGCATAAGGAGCATTTGTGAATAAAAACTAGATCTCAAAATTTCCGCAAAAAGTCGTACTGGTTCTTCATTAGGAAATGATTTCTATTTACAGAACTATTTGGAAATGTTgaacaaaatcttttaatCCAACTCAAATGCAGCCGATACGACGCCCATACAAAGAGCGTCAATCCATTCTGGCAAGTAAACTTCATTTAGACTGGAACACATGCGCATACTAGGACGATGTTCACCTTCCTCAAATTTCGAGGGATAGTGCCCTATAGCATCGAGACCAACAAAATCGAAAAAGATTGGTTCATCGACATAGCTCATATTAAAGGAATACGAATTGATACCGTAGGCGCTCACTTCACGGATATGGTGTCTACGCACATATTTTGGTAGTTCCGGCAAAGACCAAGATATTAAGTCTGCATCAAAAGATAGAACTGTCCAGATCAAACCAGGATAATCAACTGTCACCGTAACATTAGCAACTCCATTTTCTACCACCTTGTTTGAGAAAGACAAACGTGGTTTGTGTTCAAAGTTagattcttcatttaaGGGAATGCGATACGATCCAAGGAACTGACTGAAAGGATACACTGTATCCCAATCAGAATTCCAATCGTTAACTTCCGTTTTAACAGCTGGTTCCTCGGAGATTTTACTAGCCACGTTAGATACAAGTTTGTCAAATCCTGGAGCAGAATCAGCAGTGGCAATATGTAAAGAAAACTCATTTGATGTAATGTTTTCCATATGTTGAACGAAAACTCGTCGGGGATGTAAAGCATCATAGTAAGTGTCTTGTCCACCTAGAATGTAAGAGCTACTTAAAGCTACTAGTATAGACAATAGAAAACCAAACTTTATAAAGCAAGGAGAACGTATACGTTGGATCCATGGCGAAAGGAGAGGGAAGctaataaagaaacagcAAGTGCAAATAGTACTAATAATATTATCGGCAACCTTTTCGATTCCAATACGGCCAGTGAGAGGTACAAAGATATCAAGCATTGTAATACTGGCTTCAAGACCAACAGTCAAAGACCCAATTGATCCAATTACGTAACTCAAAAGGTGAACTTCTTTCTGTTTcctaaaaacaaagtcgTTAATTACAAGGGCGAGGATCATGAAAAAGTCTATAAGCGTAGCAAGATAAGCGGAGGGCAATGGAATGAATgtcatcaaagaaaataccaAGATGGTGGCTTTAAAGGTTTGATACTCtgatttcttgtttatcCAAGAGGAAGATATGATAGAAGCAATAATCACAGgcaaataaattaataaagGCCAATTCTCGTTACGGAACCAACTCATCCCTTTGTTTAGGACATTGCCAAATACGTACGCCCAAATGTTGGGGAAAAGGAATGCGCTAAACACCGTAAGAAGCTGGAACAAAAAGGGTAAAACTATAGAATCAGATCCCCTTATAGCAAGATAAATTCCCAACCCACCTACAGCAGCATTCAAAATTCGACCAGTCGTGCTTGAATacatgaagaaaagccGGTTGAAAATCGAAAAGTAAACGGTATCAGAAGTAGCCAGATTGTTCATGTTAGCTTCGTGTGACGTTAAGTATTGGAGAATAGCAAGAATGTTTCCGCCAAACTGTTGAGCAGTACCAGGGCTGATATAGAGGGCTCTATCCTTCTTTGTATGGTACAGGTAGCTGTTTTGAACAACTGCCATATCTAATCCAGTAAGATTTCCGTATTGGACAAATTGGCGAAAGTCTGTGTCACTTATGATAATGCCAGTACGAAAAACATCATCAGCTAAAACAGTAGCAAACGGACGTGGCACATGAGAGTATGCTTTAATCATTTCATCACTTGTAGCTTGAAACAGTATTTCTGCACCGGTAGTTCCACAAGCCTCGAGATTGACGACGTATTTCACGGAGTCCTTAAGGACGCTTTGAGTGATAAACATATGAGAAGCATCCTGCAAAGATTCTTCAGCATCGTTAAAGAGGAAAACGACCGAGTTTGTCAAAGGCGTGGGCTGAGAGGAAAGAATACGCaggttttccaaaaggaTACCCACGGCTAGGGCATCATCGGTAGCGCCAGGACTAGGTAAAGTAGAATCAATGTGAGCATTGACTAAAACGGCTTCCTCTTTGGAAGCATCAGTTCCGTTACTGAGACGAACAGCGATATTCTTCAAACCGTGGTACTTTTTTATCACATATTTGTtcataaaatcaaaaagatgaGCACCATCGCCTGACTCATAGTaaacttcaatttcatGAGTGTTTGAGAGAGGACTATTCTCCAAATTCTTCTGGATGGCTAAAACCTCGTCCATGATATATCGACGAGCGCGATCCTGTTCAACTGTACCAAGAATTCGATAACCTATATTTTCAGAAAGCTCCTTCACATGTCTCATTATTGCTTTCTCTGATAGTTGAGGAGTACCGTCAGGCTTGTAAAGACTGTCGACTGGGGATATTAAGGAATTGTGAAAGTAGGACACAATCTGAGTCATGAGCACTATTAgtgcaaacaaaaatagaGAGGAGACTCCATGTTTCCTCAATACTTGGCAACCGCGGGATGGCGAAGTCATAATGACccaaaaagtaagaaatgcaaaaaatgtttacaaaggaaaaaacacCAAAGAGATAAACCAGAAAATAGGTATCAatagaatgaaaaaatgaaaaccaaCTGTTAAGTCTTTAATCTGAGCTTCAATAATTCAACCGCAGAGAATATTGAACGGGTAAAGTACAATATTGACGAAATAATCCCGAACCCGTtatttgaacaaaaaaatttagcaGATGAAACAAGAGTAAATTATTACAAGATCAGAAGCTCCttaaattcaaaacatgCGATGATCGCAGTTGCTTTCCAGTATAGGTAAGTTATAAGAGTAGCTTTGGATTAGACATGAGATATGACGGAGTATGACCAGTGATAAAACTAGTCCGCCCATCAAGCTAGAGCTTCCAGTCATACagcaagtaaaaaaaaaaaatacctACTGtttgtcttgttttttatttggtgAATTTTTATGACGTCGACCTTAGATTTGAGCATTTGGTCGCAAATTTACTTCTTGGACAAACAGTAAAGCAGGAAATACAAAGGTTCGTATGCCAAGTTTATTTATAATAGgaagaagcaaatcaaATTGGTTGCCGGATTCCCATTCggtaaaatgaaatgtgTAAAGGTAGCTGCTATGTATGTATTACCATTTTCAGCAGAGTGAAGagaaagtaaacaaaaacttgttgtttcttttcacaCTTCATACAGGACTACATTCATCATTCTACATCCATTAAACACTGCtgcattttttatttaaaaatatatgttTACTAACGTATGATTGTTGGGTTGCCCAAATTTTCTTAGCAATGCCTTGCGTTAAAACGGTAAACTTCCTTACTTTCGAtgcaaaaaagaacatgCAAATCCTTTCCTTCACCTTGCTTTCCACCTAAAGGAAAAGACGAGCGAACATGTCAGCCATTGGATCTTTGGTATTTTGCTCTGAATGCGGAAATCTTTTAGAAAGTACTACGGCACAATGGACGACCTGTGATCAATGTCAATCTGTTTATCCCTCTTCGcaatttgcaaatttgGCTGTCGAAACAAAGAGTGGACCCAATGCATTTCCTTCTGCTTTGAAATTAAAACATAGCATTGTCCAAGTGGATACACAAAAGGAGGAGGCTGCAACGGTACGTAGAATTGTGTTGGTTTCTCAtgcttttatgaaagaCACACACTGTGATATTTGTCATGTCTTTTTCGTAGAACTTGATGAATTCATGATCacttttcttgttcatcTAATCGAATACTAACATATATCTAGATTGACGAAAAGTGTCCTAAATGCGGTAACGATCAAATGACTTTCCATACCCTACAATTACGAAGTGCTGATGAAGGCTCCACTGTCTTTTATGAATGTCCTAGGTGTGGTTACAAGTTCAGCAcgaataattaaaaaaaaaaaacaagcagGTGCCTGTAATTTTGGTAACACGTCCGGCTCTTTATCCTCTAATCATATTTTCTCGAGCGTGATTATTGCCTTTGAAAAgtgataaaaaataaattgagGGAAAGggattcttttcttcattctaaggttttttttggtttggttCATCGCTTAAGCgtataatatatatttctttttttttttggattagGTCTGTCTTATTCACtacattttttaattccCTGGAGATGATCATTACCCTTGGATAAACGGCACTTAAATAATAGTTTTCCGAAATGGACTACTATATTGCATACCATAGAAAGCTTTTCCGTCCTTTACAGTCGTTCATTTCTCCCTTATAGTGGTCCTAGATATGCTTTCGTCAAATTCGTACACAGAATAGAAGGAATAATAGATGTTATAATTGTTTGGAATGCtgcttcatttttatattttttcatcGTAATTATCGACTAATATTTGTACTCTTCTAAACATTGACGAGTTTGTCTCTAATATCGTTTGCTTTGTTCACTCGAGAGAAGttattttggaaattaAAAAGCGACTCATCTTCATTTTAGCATAAATATGATTTCTATATGTATTAATTTCTCTATAATGTAACTTGTTGATCCAAGTGTAGGAATATCTTTTAGATGTAGCTGAAACAGAGCAGTACAAGCATTAGCAgatatttctttctatttattttacaaTACAAACAAGttcaaaaaggaatgtGACACCATAATTCACTTGAGGACCAAATGGTTCCTAACTTTTCTAGTATCAATGAAGTATGTAAAAGCCCGACATGCGACACTGTAAAAGTAGACTGCCATGGGTTtattcacaaaaaaaaccaaatttgTTTAGGACGCTCTTTGATACCAACTGCTAATGTCAACATTTTctacttcttttcttttgtttatttactataTGTCAAGTTTATAAACATCTGCCAAGATACAGAATGCACCATTAGCTTAAAGTGGTTAATGATATCACTAAGCTACACTATCCCGGCGAGAAAGGAGTCAAGCATGAAATAAGAGGAAATTGACGATCTGTATTCaataaagtaaaaatgGCTTCCGTAAAGTCAtttaaaaggaaatatcTGAAATTGAGAAAATCTTTTGATGTTGTCCTTCAGGAAACCGATGAAATTGAACAGAAAATAGCAGACATCTCACAAGTTTACCGTCGAATTTTGATGGAAAATACGtatgctttttttatttttctttagaagagatggaaaggaaaatatttaAGTATTTCTAGTCCTCTACTAACGCTGTTTGTAGGCATTTAACCGATTTACTTTTGGACATGAACAAGACAACATTGTCTACACCTCCAGCTAGTTCTCCCGGATCCCCGAATTGGCAAGCAAATGCTGTGCCTCGTATTGATTTTTTAGAAGATACGTCCGTTGCTTATAGTTTAGAAAAGCCAATCGCCAGTACCCATAAGTGGCTATCTGGCTTAACAGCCCACTCCAAGTCCAACAATTCACTCTTGTCAGTTGGGAGCTCAAATACCTTCTCTAAACCAACCCCAAGCTTGCCGGCTCAGTCATCCCCTGCACCAGCCTCTACACCCATCAATCCTAGCTCTTTATGGAAGCAAAAGCGGAAAAGAACAGCAGACTCACCGTCGGAGCGTCGTTCTAGAAAGAGATCATCTTAAACTAAATAtacgttttctttttgcaattAGAAGAGCATAGTACAGTTTGCATGTCCGATCTTTCTTACCGCATACtactattttatttataattagAACACAGGTGCTATATTCCTATATATTTATacacttttcttttctttactttttactCAACAAACTGTGTGTGCTATTTATGACTGCTCCGGGCTGACAATTTTTACTTGGTAAGAAAAGGGTATGAATAATCAGTCAATGGGAGGCTTCGTTGTCTTCATTTGTAACCATTTAGTCTTCTTTTCCCcgtaatttctttttctcttttgtaaCTTCACCGTTTAACTATCATCAAAGTGCAACGCCTATTCTATACGGCCTACATCCGtttctccttcaaaaatacAATACGAAGTTAGTTGATCACATGGAGAAATTACAGACAGTTTCGATGGAGTTGGGACCAGTCTGGGATACAAACTACTTATGACTACGGGTGGTCGTAAATCTAAATCAGTCTACCGGTTTCATTCTTGCTCATCAAGAGccaaaatcaataaaaaatttaaaacaCCTTTCATATTGAACAAACACCTATGGGTTTTCGCCAAAGAAGGGTAAACGAGCTAAATTTCAAATGAAGTCAATTAGTAGTAAAAGGAGTGCGAAAAcataattgaaaaaaaagggaaaaaaagaCCAATGTGGAGTACTTCATCGTTAAATTGACGCATATTAGACATGTTCACAGGTCATCCGGTTTATTCGGAAAGCTTTTCTGCAGCAAGTTTCTTGTAATACTCATCACGTTGCTTGAAGGCAGGCTTGTGGTAACCGTACCACCACACCAAGCCACCAGCGGTTCCTAAACCAAGAATCGTAGAAAAGTCAACGATAATTTGTCTGCAACAAATGTTAAAATCACCAGTCTAACCATCAAGGTCGCGTTTTTCTCTGAACATGACCAAATCAtaccttttgaaaagtcCAGTAACAGGTCCGACAGccataatgaaaaaaactGCAAAAGCTAAGCTTGAAATGAATTGGTAGAGAAGGGGGAGTTGGTAAGTTTACTATTAGCTACTATACGATATGTCTCCGCTAGTTGGAGACATAGTGAACTCGAAGGACCTCTGTAAACcatttggaaaacaaaacatatACTGTAGAGATGGAATCGAATCGTAGACTGAGTTGGTATCGTTTAGAAATttgatttcctttatttttttgccAGGGTTCCAAAATCCAATCCCAAACGTTGTTCTCCTGAGACCTCTGTGCTTGTGGTCAAGGACATCCTTGTTAAATATACACTGATTTCATGGATAAACTACTGATCGCTTTTACTGAGAATGAATGATTTATCCAAATTTTGTACGGGGTTGTTTATTACTAAATCATAGTGagagaaaatgaagtaCAGTGAAGTATGGTAAATAATATAAAGGGCCATGCACGAAATCGCTATTTGCAGAAACTGAATTAAGACCTTTTCAACGCGAATTCAATATATATGAActtgtttcattttcttttccttgacGAAGAAtcaatttatttgtttctttacttaCTCTGTGTATGAGATATTTACGGGAAACCCTTTCAATTTAAAACGCGTACCTTGGAAAGCGACGTACATTGAAGAACCAGACAAGAAAGCGAGTTTTCCCATCACGTATTCTGCCTGTTAAGGAAGGTTAAGTGCCTTCGGTCGAAAAAGTAGTCTCGTGACAAGTACTTGCGTTCATCTTTGTTACATTTGGGCGCATTTGAAAAACCTTTACATCTTCTCAGATTTACAATATGGAAACTATACTATACAATATTCTTCAGCACAATGGGTTTGACGGAATAACGAAAGCGGCTGAACGAATGTTTTTGGATGCAATCGACAAACGTATGAAAAAGCCATCTTTTGGAACCATTACTAACTGCGTCTACAGACATCAGGGCTTTATTTTACGAACTAGCAATCCACACACAACTTGGAAAACATAATGAACCTACTACTCAAGACGTTGCGCATTGGTTGAATTTGAATAATATACCTGTATCAAGCCTTCATAAAGAGTTGCATACAGTATACAAGCCATTATCACAAGAATTCATTGAAAATCTGGAAGAAACGATTCACAAGTCCGCTGATATACCGGATCGCTTTAAATCATCACTGGACTCTAGCATGATATCTCACTTGCTTGGGTCTTTGGCTGTTTCTCAAAACCGACCTAGTTATGTAGCAAACCATTTGCCCCCGTTTCCTGCCTCTCACACGTATTTAGCTAGCCCCGTGTACCCAGTAAGACCTACGTCTCCCAGACGGATACGAGAACTGGCTACGAAAGAATCTCGTTTAGCTGAAAATGCTTTGCGGAAGATTCTAGATGCCAATCAACCTCAGGTTCTGAATTCACCTCGACAAGCCGCTTTTGCAAAGGCGAGCCAAGATTTGGAGTTGGATAGCAAATCTTTTCACATTGTCAATTGGGAATCACAGAAATGGAATACTCCAAGATAAAATTTCTATTCAACCTCTAATCCAACTAATCCATTCAATGGTTGCACTTCCTCTAGACCACCTCGAATCCTATGCTTTATGTtagaaattttttcaaaaaggagGATTTGGACTTTACAAGCCGTTGTCTTTAGCATACTTTCGAAAAAACCGATGTACCGTTAAGCATACCACTTTGTTGCTGTCATCCTCTGCTTTCTCGCACATGTACTGTTTCATGCACATATATTGAAGACTAGTGGGTTGACTCTTGTTTTCCTGTGATTCGGCCCTTTTCGCCTCAGGAGTAGATCCCATGATAGAATTGGATAAATTTACCGTAAAGCTTATCCAATAATACTAAGTTTTCTCGTTAGCATGTTTTTGTAAtgaatgtttcttttatgttCCATATACGCGTTTCTGTCTGCAGTTGCAATACACGAAAACCAATCCACGCTGCTTTTCATACATCAATTCAACGAATAGGTAAACCTACCAAGGTGTTTTGAGGGAGCTAAATCCTTTTTCGAATAGCTATTCCTCAATGTATACCTAAGCTACTTGAATATTATGTTTGCTATAAACTCAGGCTGTTCTTACTGAGGTACCGTCATCTATGACATTCCTACTATAGTGTGCTATGTTCGAATTTGGTATTCTGTAGGAGATTGCTGGTCAAACCATACGAATACAGCAGATTGTAATAATACATACAATCTTCATGGAAAATCGACAGTCGAGCCATACTGCTAGGTAAGAAGCATCGAGTCCGTACCTTCTAACCGAAGTGCtagtgaagaagaacatCAAGAACCCAGTCATGAGGACAGCATGCACAGTACACCAAAACCAGAGAAGGTAGGATTCTCAGTATTATCCATTGGCTCTATCCTTGAAAACCCGCAAAGCCCCAAAAGTCCCGAGGGAGTTGAATCTCGTCAAAATGATATTAAATCTACTCATACAGAAGCAGTGCCAATGGCTACATCAACACCGACGTCGTCAGAGAATTCCTCCCCAACGGCTAGCAATCattcagaaaaaaagaccaaagtagaaaaagaagaggagaatcagaaagaaaatcaagaacACTTCCAGCAATTCGGTGGTACTGGAGAGCCAACAGCAACTCTTCCCTCCCATCCGGATGCAGCATTAAGTTCCTTAGCAATAGCAGGGTCCGCGCCATGGCCGTATTCAAGTCCAGCGTATGAAGATTCTCAGAATTTAGATGGTGAAAGTCAAATACCTTACGCATATCCACATATTCCTGTTCGACAATTTGTTTCCCCGCCCATAGACATTGACAATTCCGCCCTTGATGGCTTTCTGGAACGATGCGTATCATCGGAAAAGGAACCCGTTGGACAATTCGTCTATACTCCATGGTTTGAGTTGCCTTTAATGTACAATGCCATCGGAAAATTCATCCGAATAGAAATTGATGCGAAATGGTTGAATGCTGCGATTAATCCACGCCTAGGCAAACGTGAACTATGGGGAACGGATGTGTATACGGATGACTCAGATATAGTCACCATGTTGGCACATTGCGGGTACTTTTCTCTCTTCAAACCTTTAACGAAGATCGCTGTTGTGGACTTGTTTATTCTGCCGCCATTACTGGGTTACAAAGGAACTAGGAAAAACCAAATTGAAAGCAGAAGCTGGACTTCTCGACAAGATGGTTTAAGTATTAAAGTGAAAAACCAAGAGTGGAAGTCTCCCGAACCTTcggtttttgaaaatactATGCATAATATGACTTTAGAACAACGCTTACAAGCTCGACTTGAACTTTCCCGTTCCTCTGTCTTTAAGATATAATGTAAATGTactgaatatttttttgaattatttTTGAACGAACAATATACAAGTATTCAAGTTACACGGTTAGATTAGCATCGGTTGGACTTTCTACGCTTCCAAGCATTCAAAAACACTTTGCTAATTCCAACCCCAAAAAAGACCCTTTCCTTAACTTTAAGTCATTCTATTGTTTTCTAATTACATTTCTACCTATTGCCCAAAACATTTGATGTACCATCCGTCGTTTGTCCTATACTTTCTCCTAATGACAAAGTATAGGACAAACAAATCCGCATCTGCCTCTTTCAAAGCTTTGCGTAACAAGCCATCATGAAACAATGCATACCCTACTAAACAAAGCATAAAAGCAACTGATTCCCCAACTCCGCTGTTACTTGACGTGATACTTTCAGGCGTAAAACTGGTGTAAGCAAGACGGGAAATTAGTTTGCCAACATCTATAAATTGACATTGTTTCCcactctttttttgaagaaacgtTTTTACCCGCTACTCTTTGTGTTTGTACCCgataatttttgttttcaggAAACCCTACCCTAGGTTTATAGTGGACGACTTCTCTTCGCTGGGGCgaatttgctttctttAACCAATCTATTGGACAGTgaggaaagagaaagagcAAGTTTTACTTGTATCTGTTCTGTGCGATTTCAATTCGTTGCATTTCGGGACCAAATTTGGTTTCTAGTTGGCGATAAACAACTCAAAAGTTTCAAGGCTgataaattttgaaaaattgtttGTGTTCGCCGCAAACAAACGGTTTCACTGGCTTAGTTTCTATTTTCTCTAAAGCtagaaagaaatcattGAATTATTTCGGACCGAACAGGAGATTCTGAATATACTCTGCACTTAACCGCTCACTCTTGAGTAATTGTACTTTTCTTAGAATTTTGATTGTGAACGTAATAAAGAAGCCAtcatgttttctttataacATATTTCGctttctctctcttttaAAATTCTCTTATAACCCGATTTCTTGTTCTGCGTGTGTGCGTGtgtatttcctttttactTCACGAAAAACGCAGTTTTTTATTACGTACCTGTCCTAGAATTCGgtcttgttttattttaaaaaaagaaaaaattagctCTTCTTCCTAAGAACGAGCTCTGTTAGTTGTTTATTCGTTCAGCTTTGGCTGCTTATAGTTGTGCATTAGATTCTCTTTCAACTAAAGAATTGGTCgtgttttttattacatATAAATTTCAAGTACCCTGGTCTTTGACTCTTTAtatatctctttttcattggTTCGATACTCTTTTTGTGCATTTCTCGCATCCTTATTGCAATGACGGGGTTATTAAGCATTTTGTTGCATTGCAAGCCTTCTAACATTGACGAAACAAAGGTTTCTGCTCCAGAACCTCATTCGGTTCAATTCTGTATTCAGCATACTGATGAGCAATCTTCTGGAACCTCTCCTTTGCAGGAACGCGTCAAATTTGCCGTCTTGCCTACTCGAGTTGATGAAGGACAGTCCAGAAAGCCCTGCCCATACGGGAAATCTCCACCCCCAGTTATCAGCAAAAATCAGCTGCTAAACCGTCCTCAAAAATCATACGTTTGCGATGGTCATATTAAA
This window harbors:
- the rpa12 gene encoding DNA-directed RNA polymerase complex I TFIIS subunit Rpa12, with translation MSAIGSLVFCSECGNLLESTTAQWTTCDQCQSVYPSSQFANLAVETKSGPNAFPSALKLKHSIVQVDTQKEEAATIDEKCPKCGNDQMTFHTLQLRSADEGSTVFYECPRCGYKFSTNN
- the rps1802 gene encoding 40S ribosomal protein S18, producing the protein MSLVPPENFQHILRLLNTNVDGKHKVMYAMTQIKGVGRRYANIVCKKADVDMSKRAGELTTEELERLVTIVQNPTQFKIPTWFLNRQKDINDGKSHQLLSNNVEGKLREDLERLKKIQTHRGLRHALDLRVRGQHTKTTGRRGKTVGVSKKK
- the iec3 gene encoding Ino80 complex subunit Iec3 produces the protein MASVKSFKRKYLKLRKSFDVVLQETDEIEQKIADISQVYRRILMENTHLTDLLLDMNKTTLSTPPASSPGSPNWQANAVPRIDFLEDTSVAYSLEKPIASTHKWLSGLTAHSKSNNSLLSVGSSNTFSKPTPSLPAQSSPAPASTPINPSSLWKQKRKRTADSPSERRSRKRSS
- the pwi1 gene encoding splicing coactivator Srm160, with product MSGFYKGVGAEQETLYTSADKKLMRNTRFPPSFGTKVDMKKINIEVLKPWIANRLIELIGFEDEVVIDFVYSMLEEAVEASKNTDSHNESALDPKKVQINLTGFLESKAPEFTEGLWLLILSASQNPYGIPEKFIQEKKEELSKLRSQRDVSESEARKEIDRSLHPTEERTSREDRQWDTRERSKVRHRREPQRFPRREIRERSSYERERSPRRHHKSRHEADPHERPYAGRSSSRSYRSSHHPAGAHKRHDEFDEFGRSRPERRDSDYYSKRHRSRSPYEGEEERFSER
- the erm1 gene encoding ER metallopeptidase Erm1, with amino-acid sequence MTSPSRGCQVLRKHGVSSLFLFALIVLMTQIVSYFHNSLISPVDSLYKPDGTPQLSEKAIMRHVKELSENIGYRILGTVEQDRARRYIMDEVLAIQKNLENSPLSNTHEIEVYYESGDGAHLFDFMNKYVIKKYHGLKNIAVRLSNGTDASKEEAVLVNAHIDSTLPSPGATDDALAVGILLENLRILSSQPTPLTNSVVFLFNDAEESLQDASHMFITQSVLKDSVKYVVNLEACGTTGAEILFQATSDEMIKAYSHVPRPFATVLADDVFRTGIIISDTDFRQFVQYGNLTGLDMAVVQNSYLYHTKKDRALYISPGTAQQFGGNILAILQYLTSHEANMNNLATSDTVYFSIFNRLFFMYSSTTGRILNAAVGGLGIYLAIRGSDSIVLPFLFQLLTVFSAFLFPNIWAYVFGNVLNKGMSWFRNENWPLLIYLPVIIASIISSSWINKKSEYQTFKATILVFSLMTFIPLPSAYLATLIDFFMILALVINDFVFRKQKEVHLLSYVIGSIGSLTVGLEASITMLDIFVPLTGRIGIEKVADNIISTICTCCFFISFPLLSPWIQRIRSPCFIKFGFLLSILVALSSSYILGGQDTYYDALHPRRVFVQHMENITSNEFSLHIATADSAPGFDKLVSNVASKISEEPAVKTEVNDWNSDWDTVYPFSQFLGSYRIPLNEESNFEHKPRLSFSNKVVENGVANVTVTVDYPGLIWTVLSFDADLISWSLPELPKYVRRHHIREVSAYGINSYSFNMSYVDEPIFFDFVGLDAIGHYPSKFEEGEHRPSMRMCSSLNEVYLPEWIDALCMGVVSAAFELD
- the taf8 gene encoding transcription factor TFIID complex subunit 8, giving the protein METILYNILQHNGFDGITKAAERMFLDAIDKHIRALFYELAIHTQLGKHNEPTTQDVAHWLNLNNIPVSSLHKELHTVYKPLSQEFIENLEETIHKSADIPDRFKSSLDSSMISHLLGSLAVSQNRPSYVANHLPPFPASHTYLASPVYPVRPTSPRRIRELATKESRLAENALRKILDANQPQVLNSPRQAAFAKASQDLELDSKSFHIVNWESQKWNTPR
- the cox9 gene encoding cytochrome c oxidase subunit VIIa, whose protein sequence is MAVGPVTGLFKRQIIVDFSTILGLGTAGGLVWWYGYHKPAFKQRDEYYKKLAAEKLSE